The proteins below are encoded in one region of Deinococcus aquaedulcis:
- a CDS encoding ABC transporter permease gives MNWAWRKVRVLFATQFALMTEYRAEVVIWMLSGTLSLVMMLVWMAQAEAAPGGQVRGYTPAEFATYFLSTWLISQLMVVWVAHELDPAIRQGQLSPWLLRPLDPFWTYFLGHVAERFVRLPALLGLVALFAWLSGAEFTAQWWAYPAAALLAVLGFTARFLWEYTIGLLAFWTDSSTSFQELVWLLYAALGGMFAPLAFYPDWVQRVAVWTPFPYMLGLPAQLLSGKATLAQALQGGAVLLAWGLIFGVVRYAVWRVGLRRYGAVGA, from the coding sequence GTGAACTGGGCGTGGCGCAAGGTGCGCGTGCTGTTTGCCACCCAGTTTGCCCTGATGACCGAATACCGCGCCGAGGTGGTGATCTGGATGCTGTCGGGCACCCTCTCGCTGGTGATGATGCTGGTCTGGATGGCGCAGGCCGAGGCCGCCCCCGGCGGGCAGGTGCGCGGGTACACGCCCGCCGAGTTCGCCACCTACTTTCTCTCCACCTGGCTGATTTCGCAGCTGATGGTGGTGTGGGTGGCCCACGAACTGGATCCCGCCATTCGCCAGGGGCAGCTGTCGCCGTGGCTGCTGCGCCCGCTGGACCCCTTCTGGACCTACTTCCTGGGCCACGTGGCCGAGCGCTTTGTGCGCCTGCCGGCGCTGCTGGGGCTGGTGGCCCTGTTTGCGTGGCTCTCGGGGGCGGAGTTCACGGCGCAGTGGTGGGCCTACCCGGCGGCCGCCCTGCTGGCGGTGCTGGGGTTCACGGCGCGCTTCCTGTGGGAATACACGATTGGCCTGCTGGCCTTCTGGACCGATTCCTCCACCAGCTTTCAGGAACTGGTGTGGCTGCTGTACGCCGCGCTGGGCGGCATGTTCGCGCCACTGGCCTTTTACCCGGACTGGGTGCAGCGCGTGGCGGTCTGGACCCCCTTTCCCTACATGCTGGGCCTGCCCGCGCAGCTGCTTTCCGGCAAGGCCACGCTGGCCCAGGCCCTGCAGGGCGGCGCGGTGCTGCTGGCCTGGGGCCTGATTTTCGGGGTCGTGCGCTACGCCGTGTGGCGCGTGGGCCTGCGCCGCTACGGCGCGGTGGGGGCATGA
- a CDS encoding ARPP-2 domain-containing protein: MLTLEGLTPAPAQVRGAFRLVPLLRDRPCEDVRLTLQPLSQDLKAVALPDGAQYVAFVPHALCLDWGEGRPPEVALGGQVGRPRGGWRRLELVDRLRRREGSGLRFLPLHLALEGLLALHFGPPRVAWKELSRDFLRAGLGVRTESGVPGNLLPGFEDALRTFELHDRQVGMLVYTGDQLASAFVVPSAADYRQLHRTLLADLYGDLVLRYAALYPEPPLLEATPQFEAARTVADLRVALAAVRRDWATFVQTELLRDLLGRSLMAEPVYSAGTLELDRFVTDLNPAQINHIGERLRRPDGEVLYLKTFQLSAAQTRRAYLLHQLATHQWHLGEAAAALGQTVPDLVERIERAGFGYLLTQAMRETAAKARRT; the protein is encoded by the coding sequence ATGTTGACCCTTGAAGGCCTGACCCCCGCCCCGGCCCAGGTGCGCGGCGCTTTTCGGCTGGTGCCGCTGCTGCGCGACCGCCCGTGCGAGGACGTGCGCCTGACCCTGCAGCCCCTGTCGCAGGACCTGAAGGCCGTGGCCCTGCCCGACGGGGCCCAGTACGTGGCCTTCGTGCCCCACGCCCTGTGCCTGGACTGGGGGGAGGGCCGCCCTCCCGAGGTGGCCCTGGGGGGGCAGGTGGGCCGCCCGCGTGGAGGCTGGCGCCGGCTGGAACTGGTGGACCGGCTGCGCCGGCGCGAGGGAAGCGGCCTGCGCTTCCTGCCGCTGCACCTCGCGCTGGAAGGCCTGCTGGCCCTGCACTTTGGCCCGCCGCGCGTGGCCTGGAAGGAGCTATCGCGCGACTTTCTGCGCGCTGGCCTGGGGGTGCGTACGGAATCGGGTGTGCCGGGCAACCTGCTGCCGGGCTTCGAGGATGCCCTGCGCACCTTTGAACTCCACGACAGGCAGGTGGGAATGCTGGTGTATACCGGCGATCAGCTGGCTTCAGCGTTCGTGGTGCCGTCGGCCGCCGATTACCGCCAGTTGCACCGCACGCTGCTGGCCGACCTGTACGGTGACCTCGTGCTGCGGTACGCGGCGCTCTATCCCGAACCGCCGCTGCTGGAGGCCACGCCCCAGTTTGAGGCGGCGCGCACCGTGGCTGACCTGCGCGTGGCCCTGGCCGCCGTCCGCCGCGACTGGGCCACCTTCGTGCAGACCGAGCTGCTGCGCGACCTGCTGGGCCGCTCTCTGATGGCCGAGCCCGTGTATTCGGCAGGAACCCTGGAACTCGACCGTTTTGTCACCGACCTGAATCCGGCCCAGATCAACCACATCGGCGAGCGCCTACGCCGCCCAGATGGCGAGGTGCTATACCTCAAAACCTTTCAGCTGTCGGCGGCCCAGACCCGGCGGGCGTACCTGCTGCACCAGCTCGCCACCCACCAGTGGCATCTGGGAGAGGCGGCTGCAGCGCTGGGTCAGACGGTCCCCGACCTGGTGGAGCGGATTGAACGCGCCGGCTTCGGTTACCTGCTGACCCAGGCCATGCGGGAGACGGCGGCCAAAGCCCGGCGTACCTGA
- a CDS encoding ABC transporter permease — protein sequence MRRALRLIRVFTAASVSAQLEYRANFVGAVLASLGEAGVALLGLSLLFSQPGVQQVGGWTFREALLVTGFFMLTEGFISVVVQPNMSKVAEAIRTGNMDFTLLKPIDAQFNVSVRYLNLLRLPDVLLGLGLLVYAASGLSLTLAGWLAAGALYLSALVIVYCIWLGLSTTAFWFVKTQNVTELFNGLFGAARFPATAFPVPVRLLLTFVVPVALITTVPAQALTGTLTPALALVSPLVAAGLFALTRWFWGRAVASYTSASS from the coding sequence ATGAGGCGCGCCCTGCGCCTGATCCGGGTGTTCACCGCCGCCAGCGTCTCGGCGCAGCTGGAGTACCGCGCCAACTTTGTGGGGGCGGTGCTCGCCAGCCTGGGCGAGGCGGGGGTGGCCCTGCTGGGCCTGTCGCTGCTGTTCAGCCAGCCCGGCGTGCAGCAGGTGGGCGGCTGGACCTTCCGCGAGGCCCTGCTGGTCACGGGCTTTTTTATGCTCACCGAAGGCTTTATCTCAGTGGTGGTGCAGCCGAACATGAGCAAGGTGGCCGAGGCCATCCGCACCGGCAACATGGATTTCACACTGCTCAAGCCCATTGACGCGCAGTTCAACGTGTCGGTGCGGTATCTGAATCTGCTGCGGCTGCCCGACGTGCTGCTGGGCCTGGGCCTGCTGGTCTACGCAGCCAGCGGCCTAAGCCTCACGCTGGCCGGGTGGCTGGCAGCGGGCGCGCTGTATCTCTCGGCGCTGGTGATCGTGTACTGCATCTGGCTGGGCCTGAGCACCACCGCCTTCTGGTTCGTGAAAACCCAGAATGTCACTGAACTGTTCAACGGCCTGTTTGGGGCCGCGCGCTTTCCGGCCACCGCCTTTCCGGTGCCGGTGCGCCTGCTGCTGACCTTTGTGGTGCCGGTGGCCCTGATCACCACCGTGCCTGCCCAGGCCCTGACCGGGACCCTGACGCCCGCACTGGCGCTGGTCTCGCCGCTGGTGGCCGCTGGCCTGTTCGCCCTGACCCGCTGGTTCTGGGGCCGCGCCGTGGCCAGTTACACCAGCGCCAGCAGCTGA
- a CDS encoding NADH:flavin oxidoreductase/NADH oxidase, with amino-acid sequence MTADPLLFRPLKVRGLTLPNRVVVSPMCMYSAHQGLANDFHLVHLGQYALGGAGLIFTEATAVSPEGRISPEDLGLWDDRHITALGRVTDFVHAQGGRIGVQLAHAGRKASTYAPWRGRGAVPDERGGWAVLGPDDQPYTEALRTPTPMTADDLAAVPAAFARAARRAEIAGFDAVEIHAAHGYLLHQFLSPLSNSRTDAYGGPFENRVRLLLEVTRAVREAWPYHKPLFVRLSATDWAEGGWDLDQTLALADLLSREGVDALDISSGGLTPAQQIPVGPAYQSPLAAHVKAAVPDLAVMAVGMIDTPERAEGLLQNGHADLIALGRPLLGDPHWAQAAAQLLGAPLELPAPYARAARTT; translated from the coding sequence ATGACCGCCGATCCCCTGCTGTTCCGCCCCCTCAAGGTGCGCGGCCTGACGCTGCCCAACCGCGTGGTGGTCTCGCCCATGTGCATGTACTCGGCCCACCAGGGCCTGGCCAACGACTTTCATCTGGTGCACCTGGGCCAGTACGCCCTGGGCGGCGCCGGCCTGATTTTCACCGAAGCCACGGCGGTGAGCCCCGAAGGCCGCATCAGCCCCGAGGACCTGGGGCTGTGGGATGACCGGCACATCACGGCGCTGGGCCGGGTGACCGACTTTGTGCATGCCCAGGGCGGGCGCATTGGCGTGCAACTGGCGCACGCGGGGCGCAAGGCCAGCACCTATGCCCCCTGGCGCGGGCGCGGCGCCGTGCCCGACGAGCGCGGCGGCTGGGCGGTGCTGGGCCCGGACGACCAGCCCTACACAGAGGCGCTGCGCACCCCCACGCCCATGACGGCCGATGACCTGGCCGCTGTGCCTGCCGCCTTTGCCCGCGCCGCCCGCCGCGCCGAGATTGCCGGCTTTGACGCCGTGGAAATCCACGCCGCGCACGGCTACCTGCTGCACCAGTTTCTCTCGCCGCTCTCGAACAGCCGCACCGACGCCTACGGCGGCCCCTTTGAAAACCGCGTGCGCCTGCTGCTGGAGGTGACCCGCGCGGTGCGTGAAGCGTGGCCTTACCACAAACCGTTGTTCGTGCGCCTGTCCGCCACCGACTGGGCCGAGGGCGGCTGGGACCTGGACCAGACGCTGGCGCTGGCCGACCTGCTGTCGCGCGAGGGGGTGGACGCCCTGGACATCAGCAGCGGCGGCCTGACCCCGGCGCAGCAGATTCCGGTGGGCCCCGCGTATCAATCGCCGCTGGCCGCCCACGTCAAGGCCGCCGTGCCGGACCTCGCCGTGATGGCGGTGGGCATGATTGACACCCCAGAGCGCGCCGAGGGCCTGCTGCAGAACGGCCACGCCGACCTGATCGCTCTGGGCCGCCCCCTGCTGGGCGACCCCCACTGGGCCCAGGCGGCGGCGCAATTGCTGGGGGCGCCGCTGGAACTGCCGGCGCCCTACGCTCGGGCCGCGCGCACGACGTAA
- a CDS encoding ABC transporter ATP-binding protein, whose product MRRVSLPPPALMARDLTQAYGSLQVLRGVGLDVAQGEVVAVTGPSGSGKSTLLHLLGGLDTPQGGEVWWAGERVDTLGTQVRAARRAGQLGLVFQHHYLLDDLSVLDNVLIPCRLSGRGDEARARDLLARVGLGGREADLPGVLSGGERQRVAVARALAARPAAVLADEPTGSLDRANAQAVAALLVALAREEAAGVLLVTHDERLARHADRTLHLLDGQFTDAAPDFA is encoded by the coding sequence ATGCGCCGCGTGTCTCTGCCCCCGCCCGCCCTGATGGCCCGCGACCTCACGCAGGCGTACGGCAGCCTGCAGGTGCTGCGTGGCGTAGGTCTGGACGTGGCCCAGGGTGAGGTGGTGGCCGTCACCGGGCCGTCGGGCAGTGGCAAGAGCACCCTGCTGCACCTGCTGGGCGGGCTGGATACCCCCCAGGGCGGCGAGGTGTGGTGGGCGGGCGAACGGGTGGACACCCTGGGCACCCAGGTGCGCGCTGCACGGCGGGCGGGGCAACTGGGGCTGGTGTTTCAGCACCACTACCTGCTGGACGACCTGAGTGTGCTGGACAATGTGCTGATTCCCTGCCGCCTGTCGGGCCGGGGCGACGAGGCGCGGGCGCGAGACCTGCTGGCCCGGGTGGGCCTGGGCGGGCGCGAGGCCGACCTGCCCGGGGTGCTGAGTGGAGGCGAGCGCCAGCGGGTGGCGGTGGCCCGCGCCCTGGCCGCCCGCCCCGCCGCCGTGCTGGCCGACGAACCCACCGGCAGCCTGGACCGCGCCAATGCCCAGGCGGTGGCCGCGCTGCTGGTGGCCCTGGCGCGCGAGGAAGCAGCTGGGGTGCTGCTGGTGACCCACGACGAGCGACTGGCCCGCCACGCCGACCGCACCCTGCACCTGCTGGACGGCCAGTTCACCGACGCGGCGCCGGATTTCGCTTAG